A section of the Centroberyx gerrardi isolate f3 chromosome 8, fCenGer3.hap1.cur.20231027, whole genome shotgun sequence genome encodes:
- the LOC139931058 gene encoding dual specificity protein phosphatase 18 produces MLCMHQSGPATLSGLCQVTDQLYLSNGRAANDASLVSRFNITCIINVTETRSCSTPPPGLEYIHLPVADSPASPLGEHFDEVARQIQQVAERGGRTLVHCNAGVSRSATLCIAYLMKQRDMTLLDAYRWVKSCRPMVRPNIGFWKQLIRYERELRGCTTVRMVASSMGEIPDIYEEEARNMLPI; encoded by the coding sequence ATGCTGTGTATGCATCAGTCGGGTCCCGCAACACTGTCTGGCCTGTGCCAAGTCACCGATCAACTCTACCTGAGTAACGGCAGGGCGGCTAACGATGCCTCCCTGGTATCTCGGTTCAACATAACCTGCATCATCAATGTGACCGAGACCCGGAGCTGCAGCACGCCTCCTCCCGGGTTGGAGTACATCCACCTCCCTGTGGCCGACTCCCCGGCCTCTCCTCTCGGTGAGCACTTTGATGAAGTGGCACGTCAGATACAGCAGGTCGCGGAGCGCGGCGGCCGCACGCTGGTGCACTGCAACGCCGGCGTGAGTCGCTCCGCCACCCTCTGTATTGCATATCTGATGAAGCAGCGCGACATGACTCTGCTGGACGCCTACAGATGGGTGAAGTCTTGTCGGCCCATGGTGAGGCCGAATATCGGTTTCTGGAAGCAGCTCATCCGATATGAGAGAGAGCTCCGCGGGTGCACCACGGTCCGAATGGTGGCCTCCTCCATGGGGGAAATACCGGACATCTATGAGGAGGAGGCCAGGAATATGCTGCCAATTTGA